The Corvus hawaiiensis isolate bCorHaw1 chromosome 10, bCorHaw1.pri.cur, whole genome shotgun sequence genome includes a window with the following:
- the CPB1 gene encoding carboxypeptidase B yields MWALLVLIGAASVSAHLQDLSFDGQKVFRVIPQTDEQVEILNFLASIMEVDFWQPDSVTLVRPKMQVDFRIEAEKSFDVEDLLKESGMEYQVLIDNLQAALDAQFDSKARTARHSYEKYNNWDTIAAWTADIAAQNPDLVSRSIIGETYEGRPMYLLKMGKSGPNKKAIFMDCGFHAREWISPAFCQWFVKEAVETYGKDTVMTTLLDNLDFYVLPVLNIDGYIYTWTNDRMWRKTRSKNANSICIGTDPNRNFDAGWCTTGASKSPCAATYCGSAPESEKETKALADFIREHLSTIKAYLTIHSYSQLLLFPYSYTYNLPPDYQELNSIARAASKELASLYNTKYTYGPGAETIYPAAGGSDDWAYDQGIKYAFTFELRDTGRYGFLLPESQIKPTCEETSLAVKYIANYVLEHLY; encoded by the exons ATGTGGGCACTCTTGGTTCTCATAGGTGCTGCATCTGTTTCTGCTCACCTGCAGGATCTTTCCTTTGATGG ACAGAAGGTGTTTCGTGTGATTCCACAGACTGATGAGCAGGTGGAAATCCTCAATTTCCTTGCCAGCATCATGGAG GTTGACTTCTGGCAGCCAGACTCTGTCACACTGGTAAGGCCAAAAATGCAAGTTGATTTCCGAATTGAAGCTGAAAAGTCTTTTGATGTTGAAGATCTTTTGAAAGAAAGTGGAATGGAGTATCA AGTTCTGATTGACAACCTGCAGGCTGCACTGGATGCCCAGTTTGACAGCAAAGCTCGTACTGCCAGGCACAGCTATGAGAAGTACAACAACTGGGACACG ATAGCTGCTTGGACTGCTGATATTGCTGCTCAGAACCCAGACCTTGTCTCTCGTAGTATAATTGGGGAAACATACGAAGGACGGCCAATGTACCTTCTCAAA atgGGAAAAAGCGGTCCAAATAAGAAGGCCATCTTTATGGATTGTGGTTTCCATGCAAGAGAGTGGATCAGCCCTGCTTTCTGCCAGTGGTTTGTGAAAGAG GCTGTGGAGACATATGGAAAAGACACGGTCATGACAACACTTCTCGATAATCTGGACTTCTATGTTCTGCCTGTTCTTAACATTGATGGTTACATTTACACTTGGACAAAT GACCGCATGTGGAGAAAGACACGCTCTAAAAATGCCAATAGCATTTGCATTGGGACAGATCCCAACAGGAATTTCGATGCTGGCTGGTGCA CTACTGGGGCCTCAAAATCCCCCTGTGCTGCCACTTACTGTGGCTCTGCACCTGAGTCTGAAAAGGAGACCAAGGCTTTGGCTGACTTTATTCGTGAACATCTTTCTACAATCAAGGCATACTTGACAATTCACTCCTATTCCCAGCTGCTACTGTTTCCTTATTCATACACTTACAATTTGCCACCGGATTACCAGGAACTG AATTCCATAGCAAGGGCTGCTTCCAAAGAGCTGGCCAGTTTGTACAACACTAAATATACATACGGACCGGGAGCTGAAACAATCT ATCCTGCTGCAGGGGGCTCTGATGACTGGGCTTATGATCAAGGCATCAAGTACGCTTTCACTTTCGAGCTCCGGGACACCGGGAGATACGGTTTTCTTCTCCCTGAATCTCAGATAAAGCCAACCTGTGAAGAGACTTCACTTGCTGTTAAATATATTGCCAACTATGTCCTTGAGCACTTGTATTAG